Part of the Catalinimonas alkaloidigena genome is shown below.
TTTGATCCAGAATCATTCCGCTGATCTGCCCATCAAAACCAAAATCTGTAACCGTCTCTTCGCAAGCTGTCAATGCAGTTATATATACCGTCATCAATGCCAGGATCGGAATTTTTTTTATTGTTATAGCATTCATTCTCATCGTAATTAAATGTTTATTTTTTTTTAAGAGGTTAGAACAACCATTTCTCTAATATCCAGGATTCTCTACCAAGTCTCCATTAGTTTCAATTCTCTCCTGGGTAATAGGATTGTAATAATGCTCTGGACGAAACTCACGTTGAGTAGCTTCACCATTAATTTCAAGAAAATAGTATTGCCCTGAATCATCATGATAAATCACCCGAAGACCGTGTACAATTTGTCCATCTAACACATCTAAAGCAGTTCTCCATCTACGCAGATCATCCCAGCGATGACCTTCATAGATCAACTCACTCGTCCTTTCAATTCTCACACGATCACGAGTGATGGTTCCTGAATTCAAGGGCATTAACCCAACCCGTTCACGTGTGTAGTTAAGGTACATAGCCGCATCTGCCAGATTGCCAAGCTCGAATTCACTCTCGGCTGCAATTAGATACATCTCTGCCAATCTCAACTCTTTCCAATTATACCGTTCTGTATCATCAGGTATCAGTGGAGTTTCGGCTACTAATTTCTTTAGCAGAAATCCCGTGGAAGGGAAAAATTGATTTGCCTGTCTTCGGCTGGCACTTCCTACAGAAGGCTTCCCGTTATGAGAAACACCAACTTCTGAAATGACCGCATCCGGATTAGTTCCACCCACAGTTGGATCTATACCTTCATATAATTCCACCACATTACCTGCATACAAGGAACCTTCAAAGAATACTGTCGCATGCAGTCTGGGGTCTTTGTTATCCCAGGGTGCAGAACCGGTAGGATACAAATTATCAGGTCCTAATGCAGGCGTACTAAACGTACCGTCCAGATTCTCAAAGTGATTTACCAATTCCAGGGTAGGGTTCAGTTGTGAACCTTGCCCTTCTGAGTAGGGTGTTGGTTGGTTTTGGTGAGCAAAGGCATGATTGATTTCAACACCATTGTAAATCTTTTCAAAGATGGTTTCAGCATTTGAATCCTCAACGCCAATATTAAAAAATGTTTGGACTGGATCTGAACCTTGAAGCAGTGAATAATTACCTGAATTAATTACTTGTCTGGCTGCCGCACTTGCTTTCTCATAAAACTCATCTGCTCTGGATGATGGGATTCCCGTTAGCCGGTTATCTGCCAAAGTTCCAAAATTTGCAATAGAAGCAGACCAAAGATTTGCCCTAGCTTTATAGGCATAGGCAGTCCAGCGATTCACCCGGCCGGTTTGTTCTGAATCTTCGGACAACATACCAGCCGCTGTTTCCAATTCAGTATCTATAAAGTCAGCAATAGCTTCTTCGGTGCTTCTTACTGTATATTCCTCCGGGACCTCTTCAAAGGGATCGAGTACAACATCAACCAGGGGCACGCCTCCGTAGCGCTTTTGCATTTTGTAATATAAAGCCGCCCTCAAAACTTTGACTTCACCTTCCATCTGTGTCTTAAAGTTTTCAGAAAGAGGAGATTCCCGGATATTTTCAATAAAAAAATTCAGCTCTCTTATATATTCATAATCCCATAAACCTTCACAATCTGTGTTGATATTCATCCCACCATGTGTTCTGCAGCCGGTAAAGCTTCCACCTCGCTGAGTGCCTAAATCATGATGCCCAAGCGATCCGGCAAAATTATGGCCACCATTGGGGGTTGAAAAACTCGTAAAGGGAAATTTTGCGTATAAGTCTGCAGCTAATGCTTCTGCAAAAGCCTCATCCTGAAATACCTGCTCACCACTTACCCGATCTCGGGGAACCTCGTTGAGGTTTAAAACGTCTTCACAGGAAGCTAACAACACCAAAAGTAAAGTTATAAACGGTGTTAAGATTTTATATATTTGTTTTATGTTTTTCATACCTAAAAAAATTATTTTCATAATTGATATAGTTTCGATTTAGAAATCAATTTCAATCCCAAAATTGATCACACGCGTCTGGGGATGGTAGTTGCCAAAAAACTGTGCTGGATCTTCATCAATTTCAGGATCTAAAAAATCAAGATCTGAGAACGTCAATAAATTAGTACCTCCTGCGTACACTTTCACCCTTCTTAACCCAATCATATCAATTAAATTTGTAGGAAGGGTATAACCTAACTGTAGCTGTTTGAGGCGTAAGTAGGACCCATCTATCAAAAACATATCATAATCATTATCGAACCTTCCTGATGCTCGCGGCCACCTTGCAGCTGCTGCACTTACCGTTGGTAGACCAAATTCATTTTCAGGTATATATGCATCATTTATGTCTTTTTGCAGGGCAACTCCATTAGATGGGAATGGTGCCTCAAACTCACTCCATGTCAAATTCCAACCGAACCTAGACGCACCCTGCCAGAATGAGACAAGCTCAAGGCCCTTCCATGATACACGTGTTTGAAATCCGAAAGTCATTCTTGGCTGGGTACCAGAGGTAGCAATATACTTATCAGCGTCGGTGATCCTGCCATCCCCATTCCTGTCTATGACTCTTGCATCCCCTATCTGTATAGACCGGTTTCCACTACCGTCTATATCTGCCCAATTATCAATTTCTTCCTGAGAAGTGAAAAGGCCGTCGGTTTCTAAATAGAATATATCTACATTATTTCGCCCACCAGTAATTACCCGTCGGCCAATCTGTTTTTCGCGCCGCTCGACTTCTTTATTGATAAAATCAGGCTCATCGGTATGTTCTACTATTTCCTCGTAGATCCCAAAATTACCACCGATAGAATAATTCCAATTACTATTTATTGTGTTGCTATGCTGTAAACTTAATTCCAGCCCTTGGTTTTCAAACTCCTGGAAATTTTGTTGAGGTAATACTGCTCCTACGACAGGCGGAACTTCTAATATGCGTTGACCCAACACATCAAAACGATGCCTTCTGAATACATCAAATGTAGCTTCTAACTTACCCTCCCAGAAGGATGCGTCTAAACCAAAATTGATAATATCCATTTTTTCCCAGGTAATATTAGGATTAGGAAGCCCGTCAGTACTGATAGTTCTCCTAAGGGTTTTGTCCTGAAAGATGTAAAAGTCGTCAAAAGAGAATGTTGACAAAAATTGAAAGTCACCAGCAGCATCAAATCCAAGTCGCCCCCAAGAACCTCGAAGTTTCAAAAATGTCAGGAAATTCAACGCCCCAATGTCCTGCATAAATGATTCTTCTGTAACATTCCATGCTCCGGAAACGGATGGAAAAAAGCCCCATCGGGAATCTTCCGGAAACCTCATGGATCCATCATATCTTGCACTTACCTCCAGAGAATATTTATCGGCATAATTGTAACTAATTCTGCCAATATGGCCCATCCTTTTGTTTCTGCTGATTACATCATTGTTAAATTGTTGGCTGGGAGGCCCAGCGCTCAATTGTGCAATCGGGAATTCGTATAGGATACGACTTGCATCAATTCTTTCAAAATCTTGCTGGATGAATTCAAACACATACATACTGGTTAATGTATGATCCTCTCCGAATGAAAAATCTCCGTTTAAAAAATATTGAAAGTTTATATTTTCGGTTTGACTATTTCTTCGTTCTACCCTGGTATCGGCATTCAGAGCACGGACAAACTCATGCTGTTCTGTATCTGCATTGTAGCGATATTCAGGACCTCTTTTTTGAAACATCTTTTCCTGCAAGTTGGTACCTTGATAATTTATTGTAGCACTTGTGCTTAATCCCGGAAGAAGTTGATACTTGCCTCCCAGTTTAAAATCAATAAAGCCTCTCTGAAACTCCTGAGAACCACCGATATCTGCGCTTGCTAAATTCAAAGGGTTTACTGTTTGCCCTTCGGGCGCACCTCTGGGGAATTCAAGATGCCCACCGGGTAACTCTTCAATCGAGTGAAACGGGCGCCAACGTCCGCTACGAGCAAAAATCCCCTGGCCTTGCGACCAATTTGTACCTTCAAAAGCATTTCTGGGCCCGTAAAAATTCTGCAGGTTATAACTCATATCAAGGTTAAAATCGAACTTCTCAGAAACATTTACATCTACATTTCCGCGAATATTATACCTTTTAAATTTTGTATCTGTATCTCCAAAAACATTGCGTTCCAGGCCGGTTTGATCAAACATATTTCCGGATATAAAATAGCGGACACGTTCACTTCCTCCCCTGAGCGATAGATCGTGCGTTATCATTGGCGCTGTTTTACGAGGGATCAATTCAAACATATCTACACTTGGAAAATTTTCGGGATCTGATCCATCATTATGCGCTCTGAAGTCCGCAACGGTCGCGGGTGACCAACGAAGACCAATACCTTGATCGAGGTTTCTCATGTTAAACAATGCCATGTATTCCCAGGAGTCAATGGCGTCTGGTACCATTGTCAATCCCTGAAGTCCCACATCTCCTCTGTAAGAAAATTGAATATCACCAGCAGTCCCTCGTTTTGTTGTAACGAGGACAACACCATTTCCGGCTCTTGCTCCATAAACTGCTGCCGATGCTGCGTCTTTCAGCACATTGAGTTCTGCAATATCATTTGGGTTCAAATTTGAAAAAACCGCCTCATCAACAGGCAAGCCATCAACAATGTAAAGAGGTTCGCCAAATCCGCGTATATTGATTGCAGTCTTATTCTGCCCGGGTTGACCATTCTGGTTTTTAATAAAAACTCCCGGAACTCGCCCCTGCAATGCCTGACCTACAGTCGGAGTTGACACCCTTGCCATATCTTCCGGATCCGCTCTTGCGATACTTCCCGTTACCCTAGATTCTATTTGAGTACCATAACCAATCACAACTACTTCTGAAAGTGATTTAATATCCGTGGTTAAAACAACATTAATAGTACTTCTTCCATTAATTGCTACTTCTTGGGAAAGATACCCGATTGAGGAGAATACTACTGTTTCGATATCATCATCGACGGTTAATCTGTATTTGCCATCAATACCAGTAACTGTTCCTGTGGTAGTCCCTTTGGCCAAAACATTGACACCAGGCAGTGGCTCCCCACTTTCTTCATCAGTGACCGTACCGCTTATGGTTTGTTCTAAATTTTGTTTAACTCTCCCTGGCGGAATGGATTGATAAAGGAAGTTATTACCATTTAGCCTGTGCTCTAGACTTGCCTCTTGGAGAGATTCTTTGGAAACTTTTTTTATTTTATCACCCTTATTGTTCCCTCTAATAATAACATAGTGCACATCATCAATTTTCTTATAATCAAGTTGGAAAGGCTTCAGCAAGGAATTGAGTGCGTCTTCAAGGGTGGCATCAGGAAGTTTTCCTTTTTCAACAAACCTGTTTTCAACAACTTCTTTGTCAAAACTGAAACGCACCTGATGCTTTTTCCCAATTTCAAGCAAGGCATTACTTAGTGCCTCTTTGTCATCCTGATTTGTAGCTCTATCAGATTTGGATTGAAGTGCAAGGCTTTGGCCGTAAGCATTTCCTAATGCTGCTGATAGAAACAGAAAAAATAAAATTTTGAACAGATACTTTAAATAATTGTTCATAGTCCGTAGTTTTAGGTTTACTTTATTGTTTCCTGTCAGTCAAGTTAGCCGCCAAGCAAGGTGACTGGCAGGATTTTCTATATTTTTCTAACAATTAATTCATTGCCCTGCTTTTTTATATCCAGCATAAAAGATTGAGCTATAATCTCAATAATGAGATCAATGTCTTTGGAGGAGATTTCTGCCTCAAATATTTTATTTTCTATGCCACTATCTTTCACTGTCACATTGTACCCATACATATCCTGAATCATATTAAATACTTCTTTTAGCGGAACAGAATCAAATACAAGAACATCTTTTGTCCAGAGAGCGTATTTTTCGGGGTTTACAACTCTTTTAGTTACTTTCTGATCTTTTTCAGAAATTTCTACCAGTTCTCCTGGTTCCATATTTAATATTGTCTCAGCAGAATGTTTATCAAGCTCAGTATTTAGGTTTAACTTTACTTTTCCGGATTGAAGTACCACCTGGGTTTTGCCTCTCCTGTTATTTACATTGAATTCTGTACCCAAAACTTCTATAGCTACACCATTAGAATGTACGATAAACTTCTGGTCATTTTCAGTATGTACTACTGAAAAAAATGCTTCTCCCTTCAAATCTATCTCCCGATCATGCTCCCCTTGCCATTTCTGTTCATAACTGATGCTAGAGTTAGCGCTTAATACTACTTCTGAGCCATCAGGAAGGTTAAAGGTTTTAGTCTCTCCAAAATTTGTTGAATAAAAAACTTGCTGAGTATTAGAAATTACCAGCCATATTCCCATCATGACTATTAAGCTTACAGAAGCTGCAATAGCTGCTTTATGCCACCTCTTGATAATTGAATGTTGAGTAGGTAGAGAATAAATAAGCTTTTCACCTATTTCATCATCTTCATGAAATTCCTTACTTTCTTTTAGGATATTTAATTCCTCTGTAAGTGTTTCCGTATTGATAACAGCTTTAATGTTTTGTAGAATCTTTTCCTTGTTGAATTCATCAATATTACTTTCTTCAAAATCTACATCCAGAATAATGGCTCTAGCTTTCTGGATTACAGGTACTTTATCAGGGTTATCTCTTACCCAATTTTCCCAAAATTTTTGCGATTCTAGTGTTGGATTCAATACCCACTCCTGAAAAGCTTCATCCATCATAAAATCTATCAGGTCAAAATTTTGGTAATTCATAGACTAAAGCATTTTATTATAAGGGGAGCAAGTTTTTAAATCGTCATCAAAAAAAATCAATTATTTTTTATTTTTTTAATTGCTACATTTCATTATAATTATTTTTAATAAAATGTTAAAAAACACATTATATTGATAGAAATATCGTATTAGACAAGAAGGCAAATAATGACTTGTATTTAGTTAAATTTTGCTTTCATTTGGATCTATTTACCAAAAAGAGTATAAAGGAATAAAAGATGACTAAAAGCTATTGGTGGGGATCAGGAAATTATCAATGCACAAAGTAGCAATGCAAATTTTATCATTTCTTTCTTAATTGTGAGCATAGCTCGGTAAATAAGGTTTCGTACTGATCTGATATCCATAGAAAGCAAGCCTGCAACCTCCTGATTAGTCAAGCCATCATAAAATCTTAATGTAATAGCTTCCTTCTGTCTTCTTGTAAGGGAGTTAAGGGCATTGAGTAGCTTCCTTTGTTGATATTCAGAAAATTGTTGTGAGATCAGTTCTGACTCTTTTGAAAAAACAATGGTAAAATTATACTTTTCCAGCACATTGAATTCCAAAGAAGCTTTTCTTTGGTCAACCAGCTTTTTGATGATTTTTCTTTTGAGACGCTTATATAAATAATACTTAACTGTGTGTAGAGTTGGAAGGTCTCTTCTGCTCTTCCAGATTTCTACAAAAAGGTCTTGAAGACTGTCCTCAACTAATTCTTTATCGTCAGTAATTCTTTTTCCATAGCGACACAAATCATCAAAGTACAGATTATAAATATGAGTAAATGCGTGATCGTTTCCCTCCTTCATTTTAACCCATAGTAAGGCGCCTTCTGTATGTTCTGATTTTCTGGAAGATCTATTTTGTAATGAGTTATCCAAAACAAATATTCTTTAAAGAATTGTTAATAAAATAGGTTAATTTTAAATAATATTAGCAAATTTAAATTTATCAGTCAACTAGCTTATTTTTAATGAAATATTTGAAAAATGATGAATGTCAGCACTTTGCTCTTGGATTTAAATAGGATTATGAACTAACAGATTTGATTCTTTTCCTGTTCTTTTTTCAGATAAGCCCAACGTACACAATCGGTCAGAACAACATTTTTTTAGCTTTTCCCTCCTACCCACCTCTTCTTCATTAAGCCCATACAATTTGTACAATTCTAACAATACTTGCTTAACAAGATTTTTTTTTCATTTCATCAAAACTCGGTCGCTTTTAGCCGGGATTTATCGCTAATACCGCTATGAAAAAAATGAAAGCCCCCTAATGCACTCATTTCAAACCTTTGCATCAAAAAAGGTTCTATTCCAATTCCTCTTTTCATTGTGAGGTCAAAAAAACTTTCTAATTTCAATAAAAAATATTCTCTTAAATCATCAATTCTCTTAAAAACAGTCAAATTTAAAATGATAAATATTTAATTTTTCAAATATCTCTAAATTGAAGAACCTAAATGAGATGGGATCAAATTTTTGGGTTTTTACCGCCTGTTTCGGGTAATCATCATGATCTGTATGAATTAGAAACACGATTAGAAGATCAGATTGCCGACTTGAAAAAAAGCGATATTGACGTAGATGGACTATTTCTCAACGCTGATGCTGGGTTTGACAGCAATAGCTTTCGCCATACCTGTTTCAGGCACGGTATTCAACTAAATGCACTGCTTAACACACGTAACATCAACAATTTAGCTGATTGCGATTACTATTTTGATGAACTCATTTACAAGGAACGCTACGTTATTGAAAGAACTAATGGCTGGATGGATGCATGGCGCAGTTTCCTAAATCGTTTTGACAAAACTTTAGTGAGTGGGAGGGCTTGGCATCATATCTATGCCTTGTGCAGTTGGTGTCTCTATCTTCAAAAAGTTTAAACCGTTTCGTTGCTTAATTTTTAAGTTGTCCAAAACATTTAGAATAAAGAAGGATCTTATTGACCTTCTTTACTCTCTCTTTTCAATTCCTGGTTAATAGGCTGAGACTGCAGGTCCATGGAAGGATTTTCCAGTATGCCTATGAATTCATCCAGATGTTGCTGATATACTCCCTGGGGATTGGTATTGTTTTTCTGGCTACATATGCTGCATAGCCTACCGCTTCTCCCATCATACTACAGGTACGCATCTCCCGGGTACTTCCGAAAGCTACATGGGTTGTGCTGATGACACGTCCGGCCATGAAAAGGTTTTCAATATTGCGTGAATAAAGGCAGCGGTAAGGAATGGTATATGGCTTTACTCTGATGTGTTTGGTAGCCGCAAAAATTCCTCTCCGGGAAGGTACCGTGAATTTTCTTCATCCGGGAAATGCAGGTCAATGGTCCAGGTAGCGGTAACTGTAGCATCAGGATACACCTCACCCTCCTGAATGTCCATTTGCGTGAGGATATGGTCACCCAATAACCTTCTGGATTCTCTCTTTCCGCCGATATAGGCTACCCAGGCTAGTTCGTAATTGGCATATTTATCTTTCTTCTCATTTTTTAAATAAGACCAGTTTCCATAAATGGCTCTCAGGCTATGGTCCCTGATCTCTTCGGCTTCTGTGATCGTATTGAAATTACCGATAGTTTTATATGAAGGGAACGAGAAAGATGAAGACTCAAAACCAATTATTGTACTTGAAATGTTTATATTTTTAGTAATTTAATTTATATGATTGCTTCTTCAACATTAAGCAGATAATAACCAGGATAGCTACTATTACTAATCATAACATCAAGGAAGCATCCAATCCGCACGTTTAGCGAAATCTTCTTGGATATCTTCTAGCCATTTAGTAATACTTTTTGCTCCCGGTCCGTCATACCAATGATTCTTGGTGGTGTCTGGCTGCACGTATTGTCCTCCCCAGCTTTCCTCCTTGGGATTATCAGGATCATTCACTCCTCGTATAGCACTTATTAAATGAAGGAATGTAGGCGTATCTCCTTCCTGCATCCCCGGACTATCAGGATTGAAACCTGATGGCGGATATATAGCCCCTAATGGCCCATGGTTTTTACGAATGTTCGTATTAAGCCACTCAAGATTTCCTAGAGGGGAATCCTGGGCAAACATGCCGGAATAAGTTTTCTGAGAGACAATCATGAACAAATCTGGAAAATTATCAAGTAGCCACTGACCTGAACCGTCCTGCCCTGGCTTATCGCCCAAACCTATCATAAAAATCCTCAGCTTACTTAAAAATGCATCCAATTCTTCTTTGCTTCTTGTCTTCTTTACCTTCCAAATCGCCTGTGCTACCTCTTGTGGTCCTCCCCAAATTGCTACCCAAATCGGGCGAGGGTCAGCCTGGTCTACCACGCTAATAAATGTTTCCGAAGCTTCACTGTCCTTTCCTTCACCTATGATCTCATCAACTGGTTTACCCCAATTGCCTGATCTGCCTTCCCAAGTCACTGATTTAAGGTAGTCGGCTGTAGGATAATTGGAGTCGTGTTGGCGCAGGTTTTCATCTACCTTATCATACAAATCCAGTATGTCCAATATATTTTGCTTGTCCGCAATGTTGGCAAATGTACCGGAGGATGCTATCAGACCTTCTACCTCTAAATCATTCGTGTACAAAAGAAGCCGAACCATAGATTGTATATCATCAGGGTCGCTACGCTTCTCTGCAGGGCCATAGCCAGCTCCTCCAGGGATTACGTCTAAGGGTGGGAAATCACTTGAAATAATAATGCGATAGGCTTTACCTGAATCAGATTCTTGTTTTACACCTTGGCCAAGAGCTACCGTAGTAAATAGCGCAAGAACATTTATCAAATAGAGTCTCATAGTATGATTTTTATATTTAGACTACTGCACATTTACAATCATGCGACGATAGGCATATAGATTGGGAGCACCATTATCATAAACTTCCAATACCATATGGATATTCTTACTACTTGCGTCCTTTGGAACTTCCAATGTAGCAGTAGAAGAAGAGCTATTCTGAATCGTCACAGCCCCGTCATAGGAACTGGACTCATCGTAGAAAGTCCAGGAGTAGGTTAGTGCATTACCATCAGGGTCGCTGGAACCTGCTGCACTGAGATCCAAACTGGAACCGGCAGTGGCAGTCATTTCTAAAACCTGCCTGGTATGGTCACCATTCAGTACGGCAATAGGATGGTGGTTTGCATCAGTATACTTGCTGGTAATACTCCAGTCCATACGAGCCGCAAAGTCATTGTTATACCCTTCGCTCCAGCGATTTATTGCTTTGGAGCCCTCTAAAGTATTTCCGTACATATAGT
Proteins encoded:
- a CDS encoding RNA polymerase sigma factor, producing the protein MDNSLQNRSSRKSEHTEGALLWVKMKEGNDHAFTHIYNLYFDDLCRYGKRITDDKELVEDSLQDLFVEIWKSRRDLPTLHTVKYYLYKRLKRKIIKKLVDQRKASLEFNVLEKYNFTIVFSKESELISQQFSEYQQRKLLNALNSLTRRQKEAITLRFYDGLTNQEVAGLLSMDIRSVRNLIYRAMLTIKKEMIKFALLLCALIIS
- a CDS encoding DUF1593 domain-containing protein — its product is MRLYLINVLALFTTVALGQGVKQESDSGKAYRIIISSDFPPLDVIPGGAGYGPAEKRSDPDDIQSMVRLLLYTNDLEVEGLIASSGTFANIADKQNILDILDLYDKVDENLRQHDSNYPTADYLKSVTWEGRSGNWGKPVDEIIGEGKDSEASETFISVVDQADPRPIWVAIWGGPQEVAQAIWKVKKTRSKEELDAFLSKLRIFMIGLGDKPGQDGSGQWLLDNFPDLFMIVSQKTYSGMFAQDSPLGNLEWLNTNIRKNHGPLGAIYPPSGFNPDSPGMQEGDTPTFLHLISAIRGVNDPDNPKEESWGGQYVQPDTTKNHWYDGPGAKSITKWLEDIQEDFAKRADWMLP
- a CDS encoding transposase — encoded protein: MRWDQIFGFLPPVSGNHHDLYELETRLEDQIADLKKSDIDVDGLFLNADAGFDSNSFRHTCFRHGIQLNALLNTRNINNLADCDYYFDELIYKERYVIERTNGWMDAWRSFLNRFDKTLVSGRAWHHIYALCSWCLYLQKV
- a CDS encoding FAD-dependent oxidoreductase → MFAATKHIRVKPYTIPYRCLYSRNIENLFMAGRVISTTHVAFGSTREMRTCSMMGEAVGYAAYVARKTIPIPREYISNIWMNS
- a CDS encoding RagB/SusD family nutrient uptake outer membrane protein, with amino-acid sequence MLASCEDVLNLNEVPRDRVSGEQVFQDEAFAEALAADLYAKFPFTSFSTPNGGHNFAGSLGHHDLGTQRGGSFTGCRTHGGMNINTDCEGLWDYEYIRELNFFIENIRESPLSENFKTQMEGEVKVLRAALYYKMQKRYGGVPLVDVVLDPFEEVPEEYTVRSTEEAIADFIDTELETAAGMLSEDSEQTGRVNRWTAYAYKARANLWSASIANFGTLADNRLTGIPSSRADEFYEKASAAARQVINSGNYSLLQGSDPVQTFFNIGVEDSNAETIFEKIYNGVEINHAFAHQNQPTPYSEGQGSQLNPTLELVNHFENLDGTFSTPALGPDNLYPTGSAPWDNKDPRLHATVFFEGSLYAGNVVELYEGIDPTVGGTNPDAVISEVGVSHNGKPSVGSASRRQANQFFPSTGFLLKKLVAETPLIPDDTERYNWKELRLAEMYLIAAESEFELGNLADAAMYLNYTRERVGLMPLNSGTITRDRVRIERTSELIYEGHRWDDLRRWRTALDVLDGQIVHGLRVIYHDDSGQYYFLEINGEATQREFRPEHYYNPITQERIETNGDLVENPGY
- a CDS encoding SusC/RagA family TonB-linked outer membrane protein produces the protein MNNYLKYLFKILFFLFLSAALGNAYGQSLALQSKSDRATNQDDKEALSNALLEIGKKHQVRFSFDKEVVENRFVEKGKLPDATLEDALNSLLKPFQLDYKKIDDVHYVIIRGNNKGDKIKKVSKESLQEASLEHRLNGNNFLYQSIPPGRVKQNLEQTISGTVTDEESGEPLPGVNVLAKGTTTGTVTGIDGKYRLTVDDDIETVVFSSIGYLSQEVAINGRSTINVVLTTDIKSLSEVVVIGYGTQIESRVTGSIARADPEDMARVSTPTVGQALQGRVPGVFIKNQNGQPGQNKTAINIRGFGEPLYIVDGLPVDEAVFSNLNPNDIAELNVLKDAASAAVYGARAGNGVVLVTTKRGTAGDIQFSYRGDVGLQGLTMVPDAIDSWEYMALFNMRNLDQGIGLRWSPATVADFRAHNDGSDPENFPSVDMFELIPRKTAPMITHDLSLRGGSERVRYFISGNMFDQTGLERNVFGDTDTKFKRYNIRGNVDVNVSEKFDFNLDMSYNLQNFYGPRNAFEGTNWSQGQGIFARSGRWRPFHSIEELPGGHLEFPRGAPEGQTVNPLNLASADIGGSQEFQRGFIDFKLGGKYQLLPGLSTSATINYQGTNLQEKMFQKRGPEYRYNADTEQHEFVRALNADTRVERRNSQTENINFQYFLNGDFSFGEDHTLTSMYVFEFIQQDFERIDASRILYEFPIAQLSAGPPSQQFNNDVISRNKRMGHIGRISYNYADKYSLEVSARYDGSMRFPEDSRWGFFPSVSGAWNVTEESFMQDIGALNFLTFLKLRGSWGRLGFDAAGDFQFLSTFSFDDFYIFQDKTLRRTISTDGLPNPNITWEKMDIINFGLDASFWEGKLEATFDVFRRHRFDVLGQRILEVPPVVGAVLPQQNFQEFENQGLELSLQHSNTINSNWNYSIGGNFGIYEEIVEHTDEPDFINKEVERREKQIGRRVITGGRNNVDIFYLETDGLFTSQEEIDNWADIDGSGNRSIQIGDARVIDRNGDGRITDADKYIATSGTQPRMTFGFQTRVSWKGLELVSFWQGASRFGWNLTWSEFEAPFPSNGVALQKDINDAYIPENEFGLPTVSAAAARWPRASGRFDNDYDMFLIDGSYLRLKQLQLGYTLPTNLIDMIGLRRVKVYAGGTNLLTFSDLDFLDPEIDEDPAQFFGNYHPQTRVINFGIEIDF
- a CDS encoding FecR family protein, which encodes MNYQNFDLIDFMMDEAFQEWVLNPTLESQKFWENWVRDNPDKVPVIQKARAIILDVDFEESNIDEFNKEKILQNIKAVINTETLTEELNILKESKEFHEDDEIGEKLIYSLPTQHSIIKRWHKAAIAASVSLIVMMGIWLVISNTQQVFYSTNFGETKTFNLPDGSEVVLSANSSISYEQKWQGEHDREIDLKGEAFFSVVHTENDQKFIVHSNGVAIEVLGTEFNVNNRRGKTQVVLQSGKVKLNLNTELDKHSAETILNMEPGELVEISEKDQKVTKRVVNPEKYALWTKDVLVFDSVPLKEVFNMIQDMYGYNVTVKDSGIENKIFEAEISSKDIDLIIEIIAQSFMLDIKKQGNELIVRKI
- a CDS encoding FAD-dependent oxidoreductase, whose amino-acid sequence is MTKNINISSTIIGFESSSFSFPSYKTIGNFNTITEAEEIRDHSLRAIYGNWSYLKNEKKDKYANYELAWVAYIGGKRESRRLLGDHILTQMDIQEGEVYPDATVTATWTIDLHFPDEENSRYLPGEEFLRLPNTSE